A stretch of the Gossypium hirsutum isolate 1008001.06 chromosome D07, Gossypium_hirsutum_v2.1, whole genome shotgun sequence genome encodes the following:
- the LOC107954930 gene encoding B3 domain-containing transcription factor ABI3 isoform X2 — MRGVQQQQQQQNMGDEDVHAVGGNEGNPSGFDDVVVEVERVMGSEEREMWLDRQQDDELLDVNDASIFYGDFPPLPDFPCMSSSSSSSSTPAPVKAIACSSSASTASSSSSAASWAVLKSDADEDMERKSNGHHIHLHHHRHQNYVQNSHQQEHHGKVDGTAAALSSTASMEIPQPPDQNVMDGIDCMDVMENFGYMDLIDNNDLFDPSSIFHHDDNGLEEFQQDQQNQQQQEHDSTQQQLGKQVGAMMYSKNEDQTQEEKASDDLAMVFLEWLKTNKETVSAEDLRRVKIKKATIECAARRLGGGKEAMKQLLKLILEWVQTNHLQRRRIKESASNNHPDHPCQYSNPNNLNPSSNPNLNCNPILPSEPNSFFSQPAWVPQPAYTTDPGAAPPPLPGFTPVVGYMGDPFANGAPNVTTHHHPYRPPTDYQVLDAAQTWPPSQFALAASQYNSFADNNLHPAPLQQQPSAFPGYVNQYPYQYVPGHNNNDQRLLRLGSSATKEARKKRMARQRRFASHHRNHGHHHNNQQGQLQNQSIDQHERIVNGNCVASAQANPGNWVYWPSVAGALASNPPPVLPGDVTMVHPVDQTTMQGQTYQRQVATDRRQGWKPEKNLRFLLQKVLKQSDVGNLGRIVLPKKEAETHLPELEARDGISIAMEDIGTSRVWNMRYRFWPNNKSRMYLLENTGDFVRTNGLQEGDFIVIYSDVKCGKYLIRGVKVRQSGTKSETKRPGKSQKNHHTNSPSAAVSGSLPTPITQTVK, encoded by the exons atgAGAGGTGtacaacagcagcagcagcagcagaatATGGGAGATGAAGATGTGCATGCAGTGGGTGGAAATGAAGGAAACCCTTCAGGGTTTGATGATGTTGTTGTTGAGGTTGAAAGAGTGATGGGTAGTGAAGAAAGAGAGATGTGGCTGGATAGGCAGCAAGACGATGAGTTGCTTGATGTTAATGATGCTTCCATCTTCTATGGTGATTTCCCTCCTCTTCCTGATTTCCCTTGCATGTCGTCGTCTTCGTCTTCTTCGTCCACTCCGGCACCTGTTAAGGCCATTGCATGCTCCTCCTCGGCTTCCACGGCTTCGTCTTCTTCTTCCGCGGCTTCTTGGGCTGTTTTGAAGTCGGATGCCGATGAAGACATGGAGAGAAAGAGTAATGGTCATCATATTCATCTTCACCACCACCGTCATCAAAATTATGTTCAGAATAGTCACCAGCAGGAGCACCATGGTAAGGTTGATGGAACAGCAGCCGCCTTGTCTTCCACCGCCTCCATGGAGATCCCTCAGCCACCAGATCAGAATGTCATGGACGGCATCGATTGTATGGACGTTATGGAGAATTTCGGGTACATGGATCTGATCGATAACAATGATTTATTCGATCCATCTTCGATATTTCACCATGATGATAATGGCCTAGAAGAGTTCCAACAAGATCAGCAAAACCAACAGCAGCAAGAACATGATTCGACTCAACAGCAGCTGGGGAAACAAGTGGGGGCAATGATGTACAGTAAGAACGAAGATCAGACCCAAGAAGAGAAAGCTTCGGATGATTTAGCCATGGTGTTCTTGGAGTGGCTCAAGACCAACAAAGAGACTGTCTCAGCAGAAGACTTGAGGAGAGTTAAAATCAAGAAAGCTACCATAGAGTGTGCCGCCAGGCGTTTGGGTGGAGGAAAAGAGGCCATGAAGCAGCTGTTGAAGCTTATTCTTGAATGGGTTCAAACCAATCATCTTCAGAGAAGGCGCATTAAAGAATcagcttccaacaaccaccctgaTCACCCTTGCCAGTACTCTAACCCTAATAATCTCAACCCTAGCTCAAACCCAAACCTCAACTGCAACCCTATCTTACCATCTGAACCCAACTCTTTTTTTTCTCAACCAGCATGGGTTCCACAACCAGCTTACACAACAGATCCGGGGGCTGCACCACCACCGCTGCCAGGTTTCACACCTGTAGTAGGGTATATGGGGGATCCTTTTGCAAATGGAGCTCCTAATGTTACCACCCACCACCACCCTTATCGGCCCCCAACGGATTATCAAGTGCTGGACGCAGCTCAAACGTGGCCACCTTCACAGTTTGCTTTGGCAGCCTCTCAATACAACTCATTTGCAGACAATAATCTCCATCCAGCTCCACTTCAGCAGCAGCCATCTGCCTTTCCTGGGTATGTGAATCAATATCCGTATCAGTACGTCCCGGGGCATAATAATAATGATCAAAGGTTACTACGGTTAGGCTCGTCTGCTACGAAAGAGGCAAGAAAGAAGAGGATGGCAAGGCAAAGAAGGTTTGCATCACACCATAGAAATCACGGTCATCATCATAATAATCAACAAGGCCAGCTCCAGAACCAAAGTATTGACCAACATGAAAGGATTGTGAACGGTAACTGTGTTGCCTCAGCCCAAGCCAACCCCGGAAACTGGGTCTATTGGCCATCGGTTGCCGGTGCCTTAGCTTCGAATCCTCCGCCAGTTCTTCCTGGTGATGTCACTATGGTGCATCCTGTGGATCAAACAACCATGCAAGGACAGACTTATCAACGTCAAGTGGCAACAGATAGACGACAG GGATGGAAACCAGAGAAGAATTTGCGGTTTCTTTTGCAAAAAGTTTTGAAGCAGAGCGATGTGGGCAATCTTGGAAGAATAGTGCTGCCAAAG AAAGAAGCAGAAACTCATCTTCCTGAATTAGAAGCAAGAGATGGGATCTCCATAGCCATGGAAGACATTGGAACATCTCGAGTTTGGAACATGCGCTATAG ATTCTGGCCAAACAATAAAAGCAGGATGTATCTTCTTGAAAATACAG GGGATTTCGTGAGAACAAATGGACTCCAAGAAGGAGATTTCATAGTGATATATTCAGATGTAAAATGTGGCAAATAT TTGATACGAGGAGTAAAAGTCCGGCAGTCGGGGACAAAATCGGAGACCAAAAGACCAGGAAAATCCCAGAAAAACCACCATACGAATTCTCCATCTGCCGCCGTCAGTGGTTCATTACCCACACCCATTACACAGACAGTAAAGTAA
- the LOC107954930 gene encoding B3 domain-containing transcription factor ABI3 isoform X1, whose translation MRGVQQQQQQQNMGDEDVHAVGGNEGNPSGFDDVVVEVERVMGSEEREMWLDRQQDDELLDVNDASIFYGDFPPLPDFPCMSSSSSSSSTPAPVKAIACSSSASTASSSSSAASWAVLKSDADEDMERKSNGHHIHLHHHRHQNYVQNSHQQEHHGKVDGTAAALSSTASMEIPQPPDQNVMDGIDCMDVMENFGYMDLIDNNDLFDPSSIFHHDDNGLEEFQQDQQNQQQQEHDSTQQQLGKQVGAMMYSKNEDQTQEEKASDDLAMVFLEWLKTNKETVSAEDLRRVKIKKATIECAARRLGGGKEAMKQLLKLILEWVQTNHLQRRRIKESASNNHPDHPCQYSNPNNLNPSSNPNLNCNPILPSEPNSFFSQPAWVPQPAYTTDPGAAPPPLPGFTPVVGYMGDPFANGAPNVTTHHHPYRPPTDYQVLDAAQTWPPSQFALAASQYNSFADNNLHPAPLQQQPSAFPGYVNQYPYQYVPGHNNNDQRLLRLGSSATKEARKKRMARQRRFASHHRNHGHHHNNQQGQLQNQSIDQHERIVNGNCVASAQANPGNWVYWPSVAGALASNPPPVLPGDVTMVHPVDQTTMQGQTYQRQVATDRRQGWKPEKNLRFLLQKVLKQSDVGNLGRIVLPKKEAETHLPELEARDGISIAMEDIGTSRVWNMRYSFRFWPNNKSRMYLLENTGDFVRTNGLQEGDFIVIYSDVKCGKYLIRGVKVRQSGTKSETKRPGKSQKNHHTNSPSAAVSGSLPTPITQTVK comes from the exons atgAGAGGTGtacaacagcagcagcagcagcagaatATGGGAGATGAAGATGTGCATGCAGTGGGTGGAAATGAAGGAAACCCTTCAGGGTTTGATGATGTTGTTGTTGAGGTTGAAAGAGTGATGGGTAGTGAAGAAAGAGAGATGTGGCTGGATAGGCAGCAAGACGATGAGTTGCTTGATGTTAATGATGCTTCCATCTTCTATGGTGATTTCCCTCCTCTTCCTGATTTCCCTTGCATGTCGTCGTCTTCGTCTTCTTCGTCCACTCCGGCACCTGTTAAGGCCATTGCATGCTCCTCCTCGGCTTCCACGGCTTCGTCTTCTTCTTCCGCGGCTTCTTGGGCTGTTTTGAAGTCGGATGCCGATGAAGACATGGAGAGAAAGAGTAATGGTCATCATATTCATCTTCACCACCACCGTCATCAAAATTATGTTCAGAATAGTCACCAGCAGGAGCACCATGGTAAGGTTGATGGAACAGCAGCCGCCTTGTCTTCCACCGCCTCCATGGAGATCCCTCAGCCACCAGATCAGAATGTCATGGACGGCATCGATTGTATGGACGTTATGGAGAATTTCGGGTACATGGATCTGATCGATAACAATGATTTATTCGATCCATCTTCGATATTTCACCATGATGATAATGGCCTAGAAGAGTTCCAACAAGATCAGCAAAACCAACAGCAGCAAGAACATGATTCGACTCAACAGCAGCTGGGGAAACAAGTGGGGGCAATGATGTACAGTAAGAACGAAGATCAGACCCAAGAAGAGAAAGCTTCGGATGATTTAGCCATGGTGTTCTTGGAGTGGCTCAAGACCAACAAAGAGACTGTCTCAGCAGAAGACTTGAGGAGAGTTAAAATCAAGAAAGCTACCATAGAGTGTGCCGCCAGGCGTTTGGGTGGAGGAAAAGAGGCCATGAAGCAGCTGTTGAAGCTTATTCTTGAATGGGTTCAAACCAATCATCTTCAGAGAAGGCGCATTAAAGAATcagcttccaacaaccaccctgaTCACCCTTGCCAGTACTCTAACCCTAATAATCTCAACCCTAGCTCAAACCCAAACCTCAACTGCAACCCTATCTTACCATCTGAACCCAACTCTTTTTTTTCTCAACCAGCATGGGTTCCACAACCAGCTTACACAACAGATCCGGGGGCTGCACCACCACCGCTGCCAGGTTTCACACCTGTAGTAGGGTATATGGGGGATCCTTTTGCAAATGGAGCTCCTAATGTTACCACCCACCACCACCCTTATCGGCCCCCAACGGATTATCAAGTGCTGGACGCAGCTCAAACGTGGCCACCTTCACAGTTTGCTTTGGCAGCCTCTCAATACAACTCATTTGCAGACAATAATCTCCATCCAGCTCCACTTCAGCAGCAGCCATCTGCCTTTCCTGGGTATGTGAATCAATATCCGTATCAGTACGTCCCGGGGCATAATAATAATGATCAAAGGTTACTACGGTTAGGCTCGTCTGCTACGAAAGAGGCAAGAAAGAAGAGGATGGCAAGGCAAAGAAGGTTTGCATCACACCATAGAAATCACGGTCATCATCATAATAATCAACAAGGCCAGCTCCAGAACCAAAGTATTGACCAACATGAAAGGATTGTGAACGGTAACTGTGTTGCCTCAGCCCAAGCCAACCCCGGAAACTGGGTCTATTGGCCATCGGTTGCCGGTGCCTTAGCTTCGAATCCTCCGCCAGTTCTTCCTGGTGATGTCACTATGGTGCATCCTGTGGATCAAACAACCATGCAAGGACAGACTTATCAACGTCAAGTGGCAACAGATAGACGACAG GGATGGAAACCAGAGAAGAATTTGCGGTTTCTTTTGCAAAAAGTTTTGAAGCAGAGCGATGTGGGCAATCTTGGAAGAATAGTGCTGCCAAAG AAAGAAGCAGAAACTCATCTTCCTGAATTAGAAGCAAGAGATGGGATCTCCATAGCCATGGAAGACATTGGAACATCTCGAGTTTGGAACATGCGCTATAG TTTCAGATTCTGGCCAAACAATAAAAGCAGGATGTATCTTCTTGAAAATACAG GGGATTTCGTGAGAACAAATGGACTCCAAGAAGGAGATTTCATAGTGATATATTCAGATGTAAAATGTGGCAAATAT TTGATACGAGGAGTAAAAGTCCGGCAGTCGGGGACAAAATCGGAGACCAAAAGACCAGGAAAATCCCAGAAAAACCACCATACGAATTCTCCATCTGCCGCCGTCAGTGGTTCATTACCCACACCCATTACACAGACAGTAAAGTAA